In a genomic window of Mycolicibacterium neoaurum VKM Ac-1815D:
- a CDS encoding condensation domain-containing protein, translating to MSRAATRPAQRDDRIDFTDQAMFLGLRATGQEAVMQIVWIYERPVDLDAIRGFHAHIGYGLLGRRIERSALRFGRHRWVSALGPQSELDFAAPRPRAELGRWIDERSAMPLDPEYGPAWHVGVLPMTDGATAVSIVISHCVSDGGGALAAMVNAIHRRRLDFGYPPPGSRTRARALRADLRDTVRGLPEVGRTVVEAARQALRRRDELTASGSTKSAVSGPDEQVFTPSATVRIALTDWDRRAGELGGNGHSLVAGFVAKLAEQIGRVGPDGMVTLNIPQGDRRPGDDDTRANAVILVNLAIDPAKVTVDLADARAALREGLRVAREVPNDDLKLLPLTPFIPKRVVRKMADVAFGFSTELPVSCSNMGDVPPDLPNIDGTPADVVFLRGIDRVATRHALEQRCGLLTVVAGRINGAEVLTFAAYAPGAENTTAWLRAELDKTLAAFELSGVIE from the coding sequence ATGAGTCGTGCCGCCACACGGCCGGCGCAGCGGGACGACCGGATCGACTTCACCGATCAGGCGATGTTCCTCGGCCTGCGTGCCACCGGCCAGGAGGCCGTCATGCAGATCGTGTGGATCTACGAACGTCCCGTCGATCTCGACGCCATCCGCGGATTCCATGCCCACATCGGGTACGGGCTGCTGGGTAGGCGTATCGAACGGTCCGCGCTGCGATTCGGTCGGCACCGCTGGGTGTCGGCGCTGGGCCCGCAGTCCGAGCTCGACTTCGCCGCACCGCGTCCGCGCGCGGAACTGGGCCGCTGGATCGACGAGCGGTCGGCCATGCCGCTGGACCCCGAGTACGGGCCCGCCTGGCATGTCGGTGTGCTGCCCATGACCGACGGCGCGACCGCGGTCAGCATCGTCATATCGCACTGTGTCAGCGACGGGGGCGGTGCCCTGGCGGCGATGGTCAACGCCATCCATCGCCGACGCCTGGACTTCGGCTACCCGCCGCCGGGGTCACGGACCCGTGCCCGGGCGCTGCGCGCCGATCTGCGCGATACCGTGCGCGGTCTTCCCGAGGTGGGTCGCACCGTGGTCGAGGCGGCTCGCCAGGCGCTGCGCCGACGCGACGAACTCACCGCATCGGGGTCCACCAAATCCGCGGTCAGCGGCCCTGACGAGCAGGTCTTCACCCCATCGGCGACGGTCCGCATCGCACTTACCGACTGGGACCGCCGGGCCGGCGAACTCGGCGGCAACGGTCATTCGCTGGTGGCCGGGTTCGTCGCCAAACTCGCCGAGCAGATCGGCCGGGTGGGGCCCGACGGCATGGTGACCCTCAACATCCCGCAGGGCGACCGCAGGCCCGGCGACGACGACACCCGGGCCAACGCGGTGATCCTGGTCAATCTGGCCATCGACCCGGCCAAGGTCACCGTCGACCTCGCCGACGCGCGCGCGGCCCTGAGAGAGGGTCTGCGGGTGGCCCGCGAGGTGCCCAACGACGATCTCAAGCTGCTTCCGCTGACCCCGTTCATCCCGAAGCGGGTGGTGCGCAAGATGGCCGACGTGGCCTTCGGCTTTTCCACCGAGCTACCGGTGTCGTGCTCGAACATGGGTGATGTGCCCCCGGACCTGCCGAATATCGACGGCACACCGGCCGATGTGGTGTTCCTGCGCGGTATCGACCGGGTGGCCACCCGGCATGCGTTGGAGCAGCGGTGCGGGCTGCTCACCGTGGTCGCGGGCCGGATCAACGGTGCCGAGGTGTTGACGTTCGCCGCGTATGCGCCGGGCGCGGAGAACACCACCGCCTGGTTGCGGGCCGAATTGGACAAGACGCTGGCCGCCTTCGAGCTGTCCGGTGTGATCGAGTAA
- a CDS encoding WS/DGAT/MGAT family O-acyltransferase translates to MEFTNGDAVGNRLTLWDEAMVRANRATGRVQMIQVVWVYEHPVNMDQVRRFHRNFGYGMAGRRVERSPLPFGRYRWVAALGPAAPLHVNTDPLPRAEIGDWADRWAQVTVDPEDGPGWQMAVQSFTDGVTAISVVGSHCLGDGVAALLAVGTAVAGANIDIGYPPPLSRRTGRAIVEDLRETVRELPTIARAARKAVKVLRAGAQEAAQEAAPKGAPARPAIADPHERVIVPAITAYVDLAEWDARAESLGGNGYSMLAAICAKLGERMGRRNPDGNISLLIAISDRTAQTDVRANAMSLVNAKIDPTDLTKDLSGTRATLRNALKSAKDQPDEILELMPLTPLVPKRLVKKVADIMIASDDKPVVCSNMGDLPSMLASVDGTEAEYTSFFGIDQATPRVELESGDGQLVVVSGRLNGKVIIGIVAYEAGAENSKSRLRTLTTEALAEFDLTGVFV, encoded by the coding sequence GTGGAGTTCACCAACGGCGACGCCGTGGGCAATCGGCTGACGCTGTGGGACGAGGCGATGGTGCGCGCCAACCGCGCGACCGGCCGGGTGCAGATGATCCAGGTGGTCTGGGTCTACGAGCACCCGGTGAACATGGACCAGGTGCGCCGATTCCACCGCAACTTCGGTTACGGGATGGCGGGCCGCCGGGTCGAACGATCCCCGTTGCCGTTCGGCAGATACCGGTGGGTGGCCGCGCTCGGCCCGGCCGCACCGCTGCACGTCAACACCGATCCGTTGCCGCGCGCGGAGATCGGGGACTGGGCCGACCGGTGGGCGCAGGTCACGGTCGATCCGGAGGACGGACCGGGGTGGCAGATGGCCGTGCAGTCCTTCACCGACGGCGTGACGGCCATCTCGGTGGTGGGTTCGCACTGCCTGGGTGACGGGGTGGCCGCGCTGCTGGCGGTGGGCACGGCGGTGGCCGGTGCCAACATCGACATCGGCTATCCGCCGCCGCTGTCGCGGCGGACCGGTCGCGCGATCGTCGAGGACCTGCGCGAGACCGTCCGCGAACTCCCGACCATCGCCCGCGCCGCGCGTAAGGCGGTCAAGGTGCTGCGCGCCGGAGCCCAGGAGGCCGCCCAGGAGGCCGCGCCGAAGGGCGCCCCCGCCCGCCCGGCCATCGCCGATCCGCACGAGCGCGTCATCGTGCCCGCCATCACCGCCTATGTCGATCTGGCGGAGTGGGACGCCAGGGCCGAGTCCCTCGGCGGCAACGGTTATTCGATGCTCGCCGCGATCTGCGCCAAGCTCGGTGAACGGATGGGCAGGCGTAACCCGGACGGCAACATCTCGCTGCTGATCGCCATCAGCGACCGCACCGCCCAGACCGACGTCCGGGCCAACGCGATGTCCTTGGTCAACGCCAAGATCGATCCGACGGATCTGACCAAGGACCTCAGCGGCACCCGCGCCACGCTGCGCAACGCGCTGAAGTCCGCCAAGGACCAGCCCGACGAGATCCTCGAGCTGATGCCGCTGACGCCGCTGGTTCCCAAGCGACTGGTGAAGAAGGTCGCCGACATCATGATCGCCTCCGACGACAAGCCGGTGGTCTGCTCCAACATGGGCGATCTGCCCTCGATGCTGGCCAGCGTCGATGGCACCGAGGCCGAGTACACATCGTTCTTCGGCATCGACCAGGCCACCCCGCGGGTCGAGCTCGAAAGTGGAGACGGTCAGTTGGTCGTCGTGTCCGGTCGGCTCAATGGCAAGGTCATCATCGGCATCGTCGCCTATGAGGCCGGGGCGGAGAACTCGAAGTCCCGGTTGCGCACGCTCACCACCGAGGCGCTGGCTGAATTCGACCTCACCGGCGTGTTCGTTTAA
- a CDS encoding AMP-binding protein has protein sequence MSDTNLIGVLRERASLQPEDIAYTFMDYDHEWDGVATTLTWSQLYRRVRNLASEMRQIGQLGDRAVILAPQSLEYVIGFLASLEAGIIAVPLSVPMVGQHDERVSAVIKDSTPAIILTTSSVAATVAEYAKTDDGAAAATVIEVDALDLEARRKSLSSREQKPETAYLQYTSGSTRTPAGVMVTHRNLTSNFEQMMCAFFPHFGKVPPSGAHVVSWLPFYHDMGLLLGIVAPVLGGWSTVFTTPLSFLARPARWIQLMGSYPRVVTGGPNFAFELAAGRTTDEDLDGIDLSDVIAVYSGAERVHEATLKRFSQRFAKFNFDEGVIRPSYGLAEATLFVGTGVPGPPSVVSFDPEKLSAGVAERTADGSGTKLVGYGRPEDPVVRIVDAETLIEVPAGGIGEIWSHGENNCLGYWDKPEQTEHTFGGMITNPSEGTPAGPWLRTGDLGFLSDGELFIIGRIKDLLIVRGSNHYPDDIEATIQEITGGRVAAIAVDGDRSEQLVAIIEVKKRGDSEAEVMENLLNIKRSVASAVSQTHGIAAADLVLVPRGAIPITTSGKIRRQSCVQKYRDGEFARLDENLQTV, from the coding sequence GTGTCCGACACCAACCTCATCGGCGTGCTGCGCGAGCGTGCGAGCCTGCAGCCTGAGGACATCGCGTACACCTTCATGGACTACGACCATGAATGGGATGGCGTGGCCACCACCCTGACGTGGTCCCAGCTGTATCGCAGGGTCCGCAATCTGGCCTCCGAGATGCGCCAGATCGGTCAGCTCGGCGACCGTGCCGTCATCCTGGCACCGCAGAGCCTGGAGTACGTGATCGGTTTCCTGGCCTCGCTGGAGGCGGGCATCATCGCGGTGCCGCTGTCGGTGCCGATGGTCGGCCAGCATGACGAGCGGGTGTCCGCGGTGATCAAGGACTCCACGCCCGCGATCATCCTGACCACCTCGTCGGTGGCCGCGACCGTCGCCGAGTACGCCAAGACCGATGACGGTGCCGCCGCGGCCACCGTCATCGAGGTCGACGCCTTGGATCTGGAGGCCCGCCGCAAGTCGCTGTCCAGCCGCGAGCAGAAGCCCGAGACCGCGTATCTGCAGTACACGTCCGGCTCGACGCGGACCCCGGCCGGGGTGATGGTCACCCACCGCAACCTCACCTCGAACTTCGAGCAGATGATGTGCGCGTTCTTCCCGCACTTCGGCAAGGTGCCGCCCTCGGGCGCCCACGTGGTGTCGTGGTTGCCCTTCTATCACGACATGGGTCTGCTGCTCGGCATCGTCGCCCCGGTGCTCGGCGGCTGGAGCACCGTGTTCACCACCCCGTTGTCGTTCCTGGCTCGCCCCGCCCGCTGGATCCAGCTGATGGGCAGCTACCCGCGCGTCGTCACCGGCGGCCCGAACTTCGCCTTCGAACTGGCCGCCGGTCGGACCACCGACGAGGATCTCGACGGTATCGACCTCAGTGACGTGATCGCCGTGTACAGCGGCGCCGAGCGGGTGCACGAAGCGACCCTGAAGCGGTTCTCGCAGCGGTTCGCCAAGTTCAACTTCGACGAGGGGGTCATCCGGCCCTCGTACGGCCTGGCCGAGGCAACGCTGTTCGTCGGCACCGGCGTTCCCGGCCCGCCCAGCGTGGTGTCCTTCGATCCGGAGAAGTTGTCCGCCGGGGTGGCCGAGCGCACCGCCGACGGCAGCGGAACGAAACTGGTCGGATACGGCCGCCCGGAGGACCCCGTGGTGCGCATCGTCGATGCGGAGACGCTGATCGAGGTGCCTGCCGGCGGTATCGGCGAGATCTGGTCCCACGGCGAGAACAACTGCCTCGGCTACTGGGACAAGCCCGAACAGACCGAGCACACCTTCGGCGGGATGATCACCAACCCGTCCGAGGGCACGCCCGCGGGCCCCTGGTTGCGCACCGGTGACCTCGGCTTCCTCTCAGACGGTGAGCTGTTCATCATCGGCCGGATCAAGGATCTGCTGATCGTGCGCGGCAGCAACCACTATCCCGACGATATCGAGGCGACCATCCAGGAGATCACCGGTGGCCGGGTGGCGGCGATCGCGGTAGACGGGGACCGCAGCGAGCAGCTCGTCGCGATCATCGAGGTCAAGAAGCGCGGTGACTCCGAGGCCGAGGTGATGGAGAACCTCCTCAACATCAAACGCTCCGTGGCATCGGCGGTATCGCAGACGCACGGTATCGCTGCCGCCGACCTGGTGCTGGTGCCGCGCGGGGCCATCCCGATCACCACCAGCGGCAAGATCCGCCGCCAATCCTGTGTGCAGAAGTACCGTGACGGCGAGTTCGCGCGGCTCGACGAAAACCTGCAAACGGTGTGA